The following DNA comes from Chryseobacterium gallinarum.
CAGCAGAAGGCTAAACCACCCAATGAAGAAAACAGTTTTATTAATACACAATTAGGTCTGATTAAGAATGAAATTAATCAGGCTTTTTTATTTCTACAGGTTAATGAAGAGACTTTTGATGTAGAAGATATTTTTCTACAATACAAGGGTGAAACTCCCAAAAAGAATAGAACTGTACTTCAAGTTTTTAATGAGCATAATGAAAAGTTAGAAAAGCTGGTTGGTAAAGACTTTACTATTGGTACTTTTTGGAAATTTAAACAAGCTAAACAATTATTGAAAGACTATTTAAAATACCAGTACCAGAAGAATGATTATCAATTCAAGGATATGAATTTGAAGTTTATTCAGGATTATGAATTTTATTTGAAATCTGAAAAGAATTTAGCTCTTGCAACTGTTAACAAAACCATACAGAGATTCAGAAGAATGGTTAAAATAGCTATTTCAGAAGGAATAATTGATAAAGACCCCTTTATTCTTTATAGAGTTAAATTGATAAAGAAAGAAGTTGTTTACCTTACTACTGATGAACTTGAATCACTTGAAAAATATCAATTTTCTCAATCCAGATTACAGCAAGTGGCTGATATGTTTGTTTTCTGTTGTTACACAGGTTTAGCATTTCAGGAAATGGCTAATCTTGAAACAAAACATATTATTAAGGGGTTTGATGGGAACTATTGGATTAAGATGATGAGAGAGAAAACTAAAAAAGAAATCTCTATACCTCTTCTATCTAAAAGTGCTAACATAATAGAGAAATATCAGAAAATAGGAAGTATAGATAAAATATTACCTGTATTAAGTAATCAGAAATTCAACTCTTATTTAAAAGAAATTGCTGAAATTGTTGGAATTCAGAAGAATCTTACTCATCATATAGCAAGAAAAACCTTTGCAACAACAGTTTTACTATATAATGATGTACCTATGGAGATTGTGAGTGAACTTTTAGGACATTCTAAAATTACCATTACTCAAGAACATTATGCTAAAGTAGTGAATAAGAAAGTGAGTGAACAAATGATAAAATTAGGAAAGAGGTTGAAAAGGTAGTGCTAGGCTACCTTTTCCCATCTTTCAAATTTTAAACTTGGAGGAATACCTATGGCATTTAATAGTACATCATAGAGTATTTTATAAACATATTGTTCATTGCCAGAAGTTGTTATGATAGAATCATGTAATGTAAATATTGGTACTTCTGGTTGTTCTTCTGCTATAATTTTACAAGCAGTATGAAGTACTAATTTTGCTTCAATATTTTGTAATAAGCAAGCTAAAGTTCTATGTTCACCTTGTTTAATCTGTCTATAAATTTCGTAAACATCTGGAAATAAATCTTTGAAAATAACCATAGATTGATTATAAGCAATAGATTGATTAGGACTAAAAATTGAACTGAAAATAATTGTTTTTGCTTGTTTTCTTATACAAGTTTCATCAGTAATTATTCCTTTATTTAAAAGTATTTTTCCAAACTCTTCATAGAGTTGACCAGATTTTACAATGTCCATGTAATGATTGACGTTTTCTGACTTACAAGCTTTTTTTACATTTTTATTAACGTAATAGGGTAGAAAGTTTTGAATATCATCTTTTGGGAGATAGGATTTGTTGTATAGTTTTACTGTTGATAGAATATTATTTTCGTTGAATTTTTCTTCATTAAATAATACAGTAGACAAATAAGGCTGTGAATTTGTTATATCAATAGCAACTAATGGTTGACCATCATAGGTCACAAATTGTCTTAAATCTCCTTTTAATTGAGTTAAAATGGTATGTAATCTACCTGCTGTTGAATCAACAGTATGTAAAAACTCTTGTCTTTTAAGCTTTAAAAGTACTATGTATCTACTATTAAATCTTGCCATAGCATTACATGGTTTATCAGAAGCGAAAACATTATGGCTTTTTTTTTCAATTTCATATAGATTAAAAAGGTGCTTTTTTGCACCTACGAAATCAACAGTTAATTTACCATTGAACCATTTTAATAAATAATCCAGTTCTTTAGTATCTTTAGGAATGATTTCATCACTATTAATATCGCTATTATCAAGATGAATAAAATTTAAAATACTTTTTATTAAAGGTTTGTTTGTAATGTGAGTAGGTTTAATCTCTGTCTGATAATCAACATGAAATCTAAAACCTCTTGATTTCTTGCCAACAATATATTGTCTATCTTCTACAAAAACTTTATTATTAACTAAATAGTTAAGATACTTTCTATATTCTCTCACTCTTCTCTGTATAAGTGAACTATAAAAAGGGATATAAAACATATCAATATTCTTATTTCTATTAGGAATTTCAGTAATAAGATGAACCAAATAGATAAAATGGTCTTTTTGGTATTTGAAATTAGGAGGATTATTTGTAATTAATTTATCAATATCAAAGTTTTGAGGAATATAAAGAGTTAAGCTCTTTGGCGTTAATTCTTGTGTCATAATTTTAATATTTTATGACACAAAAGAATTGCAGAAATATCTTTACATATTTTAATTATACCTTAACTTCGAGGTTAAGGTATAATGTAATTTATTGAGAAATAATAAGTTGTTCTAAAATATTGTCAATCCTTTCAGAAGCAGTTGGTTTTTTTGAATAATTACTTTTTGATTCTTTTATATTTTTGAGGTTTTTTCCAAAATTATCTCTAAATACATATTCAATTTTTTTATTGTAATCTGCTCCTACATCACTGATGAAGTCCTCATTAATTAGTTTATCTATAAAGTAAATAAGAGATGACTTGGATATTGAACCATTTTTTCCTTTCACATTCCAGTTAATGCCTTGATTTACTATTCTTTGGGTAAAAGCGTTAATGAAATCTTGTTTATCACATTTAATAATGGGAGGTTCTATAAGTAATAAACCATATAGCTTTTCAATCAAAATTAATTTTGTGTCATAATTGTCTGATTTCCAATTGTAAGATAGAGTGGAGCTTTCTTCTAATATCATAAGCTTTCTTTCTTCATTTTTGCTAGAGACATTAATATATTTGTTGATATATTCTATTAGTTCAAGTAAAATTTTTTTTACAACAGGTTGAGTTGGATATAAAGCTTCTGCTTTAAATAATAAGATATTTAATATTTTAATCTGTGCTTCTAAAAATAGCTTAGGGCTTAAATTTTTTTCAATAGATTCACTAATAACTATTCCTATATTTTTTTTAGCTATCTGTCCTTGTTGTTCAATTTGGTGATTAAAATTAGTTGAGAAATAATATTTTTCATTCCATTCTTCAATCACTCCTTTCTTCATATTTACTTCTTTAGGAGATCCATTATTATCAATATAATTGATAATGAATTCTTTCTTCAATATATCATATTTATCATATTCCAAAAGGCTCTCAAAAAAAAATAAGGGAGAATTTTCAAATTTCATAAAAACATAATTAAGATTAAAACTTAACAAAATTTCATTTCAAAATTAACCATTAAATATTTAAAATTATGCAATTAAAACAATCACAAAGAAAGCAAGTAAGGCTCAGATTAGGGCTTTCAGGAGCATCAGGCTTTGGAAAGACTAAATCAGCTTTATTATTAGCCTATGGAATGACACAGGATTGGAATAAAATAGCTGTTATAGATACAGAGAACTCCTCTGCTTCTCTTTATTCAGACTTAGGAAACTACAATGTACTTGACCTGCAAGCACCTTATTCTCCTGAAAGGTATATTCAGGCTATTGAACTGTGTGAGAAGTCAGGAATTGAAGTAATAATCATTGATTCTGTAAGCCATGAATGGAATGGTACTGGTGGATGCCTTGATATTCATGAGAAACTAGGTGGGAGATTTCAGGATTGGGCTAATGTCACACCAAGGCATCAAGCTTTTATCAATAAGATATTGCAGTCAAGTTGTCATATTATTACCACTACCAGGAGAAAAATAGACTATTCTTTAGATGTTGGGAGCAATGGTAAAACCCAAGTAGTAAAGCATGGAACAAAAGAGATTACCAGAGATGGTTTTGAGTATGAATTAACTATAAATTTTGAGCTAGTCAATGAAAACCATTTAGCTAAGGCAAGTAAGGACAGAACAGGCTTATTTATGAATAAACCTGAATTTATTATTACCTCTGACACAGGTAAATTAATATTGAACTGGTGTAATTCTGGAATTGCAGAAACTGCAACTGTTTCAAATAGTATTGATTCTCCTGCCAGCTCTCAAAGCTCTATCACATCTATTACTTTTGATCCTGGTGGAGAATGCTTATCTAAAGATGGTATTCTAACTAAGATTAAAACTAGTAATACCATTGCAGAGCTTTTAGCTATCTATAAACAATATCCTGAGTACCAGGAAGAATTAAGACCTCAATATGAGGCTAGAAAATCATTCTTAATCAAATTATCCAATCCTCAAAACTTTTCAACCAATGGATACCATTAATAAAATCAGACCAGCTACATTAGAAGAGGCATTTGACCTTAAACCTGCAAAAAGTGCTAACATAATAGAGTTAAAGAGTGTAAATATATTTGATAGTAGTGACATTGATAATAATGATGGTGTAATTTTTTCTCAGAATTCTATTTATAAAAACAAACCTTTTATTGAAGCCAATACACAAGAAATTGATCTTTATCAATTAAAGAATGATTGTATCATTCCTGTATTCTCTAAGGACAATGAAAAAACCATTGCTCATCAGGAATTTATTGATATTACACAAGACTGCATTAGTAAGGTGTTTTCTCATCAATCTTTTATGCAACCTGAAATAAGAGTTTCTCATCAAATTAAAGGCAGAACTCCTGATGCTATTTACAAGAATGCAAAAGATCTATTAGATCATGAAAGAACACAGTATTTTGAGAGAATGGCTTTCATCATTAGAATTCCTGGTATAACTGACTCGATTAATGGTAATGAATTATCATTAACAATTGGTGGAGTTAGAGCCTATAATCAGGAGAATTTATACAATAAGAAGACTTTTGAAAAATTTAAGTTTTTCATTGGTTTCCAGAACAAAGTTTGCTGCAATTTATGTGTTTGGAATGATGGCTTTGTAGATGATATGAGGGTAAGCTCATACCAAGAGTTGCATGGTAAAATAATGAACACTTTAACAGAATACAATGCACAACAATATTTATTGGAAATGAAAGAGTTTTCAGATTATTACTTAACTGAACATCAGTTTGCTCAGTTATTGGGAAGAACAAGACTATATCAACATATATCTAAAACTGAAAAACAGAGATTAAATATCCCTCAATTAACCTTCAATGATAGTCAGTTGAATACAATAGCTAAAGACTACTACGAAGATGAAAGCTTTTGTAAAGATGATAATGGAGAGATTAACCTATGGAATGTATATAATCTCTTTACACAAGCTAATAAGAGTAGTTATATAGATACTTTTCTTGACAGGAATTTGAACGCTTTTGAATTTAACAAAGGTATTCAGAAAACACTCAATGGTAATTCTGATTATCATTGGTTTTTGAGTTAGAAATGCTATCCTATAGAAATATAGGATAGTTTTATTATTTCTTGATTTAAAATATTATTTTTGCTTAGGAAGGTTTAGCTTATAAGCTTGTAAACTTTTTTTAAATTGAATTAATGGAAAAATTAGTTATTAAAAATGTTGGCCCCATTGAATATGTTGATATTCATTTATCAAGAGTTAATATATTTATGGGACCACAAAGTAGTGGGAAAAGTACAATTGCTAAAATTATTAGCTATTGTCAATGGGTTGAGAAGAGATTTTTAATTGATGAAAAATATGACTATGATGTAAAAGAACAACTTTTGGAATTCCATAGATTGGGGAAAAATTATTTTACTAAAGAATCATATTTTGAATATAGTAGTGATTTTTTGATTATATCATATTCAGGAGAGAATTTGACACAGAGAATCACAAAAAAGAACACAAGAAAAGCATATAAGAAAACTAAAAATATTTATATACCTTCCGAAAGAAATTTTGTTTCTGCAATTCCTAATTTAAGCAAATATAAAGAAACAAATGATAATATAATGAGCTTTGTATATGATTGGTATTCAGCGAAAAGGTCATTCACAAATAGAAATAGCCTTTCTATTTTAAATCTTGGGATTAAATACTATAACAATATTGATGCAGACCAAGACTTATTAAAACTATCAAATAACAAAGAAATATTATTACAAGAAGGTTCAAGTGGAATACAATCAATACTACCATTAATTCTCATTGTAGAACATTTATCAAAAGAAATTTACAAAACTAACAATTCTGTTTCTGTTAGAGAACTAGATTCTATTCAATCTAATATTGTGAAACTTTTAGAGAAATATAAAGTGGATAATATTGATATAAAAGATTATAATTTGGATCCTGATTTTCTTAAATTTCTTACTAAGTATAGTATGAAAAATATCGTAAATTATCATAAAACGCAATTTATAATCGAAGAACCTGAACAAAATCTTTTTCCAACAACTCAAAGAGATTTAATCAATTATTTATTTAAAACAATTGTTAATAATAGTAAAAAACACTCTTTGATTATCACAACTCATAGCCCATATATATTATATTCTATTAATAATTGTTTAATGGGATATAATATAAAAGGCGAACTTGAAAAGGATGAGATAAATTCATTTAAAAGTACAAAGTCTTGGATTAATCCTGATGATGTTTCAATATATGAAGTAAAAGAAGGAAAGTTGATGTCGGTTAAAGATAAGAGAACAAAAACTGTCACTAAGCACTATTTCAATGAAATAACAAAAGACATTATGGATGAATATTATAATATGTTAAGTTTCTTTACTTATGAAGGATAAGATCGCAACTGTAATATCAAAATATTCATTAGACGTATTAGATTGTGAAAATTTTTTTATTGTTGATTACAAGAATATTAATGGTGGAGATATAGAATGTAGTTGTACTGAACCAGAAGTAGCATCTGTACATCTACATAACCCTAGTAAAATAGAAAGCTATTTTATTTTATTTGGTGAAAACTGTCTTGAAGTTTCAACGGTTGTATGCTGTAAACAATGTGAATGTGTTGTATTTCCAACTGCAGGTAATGATAATGACTGGATTCTTTGTGTAGAAACAAAGTATTGTCATAGTCTTGAAAATGCATTTAGGGAGGAAAATGACTATCCATATATTATGGTTGAAAAAATAAAAGAAACTGTTGCTTATTTTAGAAGTAAAGGATTGATTGAGAAAGGTAGAAGAGTTACAGGAGTAGTTTCCTTTCCAACATTGATAGAAGATTTTAGTGAATCTTTTAAACCTAGAGATGAATCAATTGAAGATATATTACTAAATCATAACATTATTATAAGACCTACAAATACAATCACTATAAAAAGTACAAAAAGGCTTATTGTATAAATACAATAACTCATTGACTGAACTTGATTACAATTTAATCTGACTAATAAACATTGAAGGCTTCCAATTGTGTAGAATAAATAAACCAATTTTTGCTCTACTCATACCAACGTATAATAGAGTTCTTCCATTTTGAATAGATTCATCTGTTAATTCCTCATAAATATATTTTACATGATCTATACATCTTTGGTATGGTATTCTATTTTCATTTATGCCATTTAATATTACAAAATCATATTCAAGCCCTTTAGCCTGGTGTATAGTGTTTATAGTTATACCATTAATGCCAGATAATGTTTCTATATACTTTTTAAAGTTCCAATTTAAAGCTTCGTCATCATTTACTATTGTCAAGATCTCATCTACTTCAGGAACATCAATCTTAAAAATCAGAGATATTATATTTTGATATTGTAATAATGATTCTTTTAATCCTGTATTTATATTAATTTTTTGAAATTGACTTATTAATTTATTTGTTGCAAACACAATTTCTTTTTCATTGAAATCAATGTTCTTTTCTAAGATTAAAAGTTCAATATTTCTTTTTATAATTTTTAAGTTCCTAATCGAGGAATCTACTGAATATCTACTTAAAGTTTTTAAGATAGCAAATACAGTGTTAGATATATTAGAATGTGGTAATGCACCTAATCCAATAATGTTGAAATACTCTCTTAAGTAGCTTCCAATATTATAGGCGTCAAACCAAGATGTTGTTAAGATTGCAATATTACCAACTTGTGCTTTGGCTTTTATCAGACTATCAATAATTTGTTTAATATAAAGATTATTGTCATCCTTTTTAGTTTGATGAAATCTGATATCGAAGGGAATATCTTTATATTTTGATGAGTTTATTAAAGTTGGATGATCTGAAAACAATTTTGAATACCCTGTTACAATCTTTTTAGTTGATCTATAAGTATAGTTTAAATCAAGGATTTCATAACCAAAATCCTTTTTAGCAATAGTGAATGTTTCATTTAAAGCCCCTGCAAAACTATAAATTTTTTGTTTTTCATCTCCTACAATAAAAAACGATGTATCCCCATTATTTTTTATTTTTTTTAAAATTTCATATTGGAAAATATTTGTATCCTGAAATTCATCTACAGAAATTTCCATGAAAATATTAGATACTGATTTAGCAGTAAATAAGTTCTTTGAAATAATAATATAGGAACGAAATAGTATTTCATTGAAATCAATAAGCTTTCTTTGTTTAAGAAAATCATAATATATTCTTGATAATTCTTCAAATGTAATTTTGTGGAGCCATTCAGTTGGGATTATTAAAGAGCCATCAAGATTTTTTTTTATTTTGTTTAGGTCTTCAAGTTGAATTGTAGATAATTTATTGATTTCTAAAAATTCTTTAAAATCACTATAGGATGCAATCCTGGGTTTGTCCCATTTATATATCCATGAAAAAGGTCTTAAAATATATTCTAAACAAAATCTATGAATAGTTCCAATAAATACATCATTTTCTGTATAGTCTAACCTTGATGCAATTTCATCAGCTGCTGCATTTGTATATGTTATTAATGCTAATTTTTTATGTTTAGGCAGATTTGTAAGTTTTTTATTTGCTCTGGCTACTAATGTTTTTGTTTTGCCTGTTCCTGGTGAAGCACTTACAATTAAGCCATTATTATACTCATAGACTGCTTGCTTTTGAATCTCATTAAGATAATCCATATTGTAGTTTTTTACATGATATTATGTGTTTTATAGCTCTTTCAATATATGGAGGAACTATAAAATCTTTATCAATTAACAGACTCAATTCTTGGGCAAATCTTCCTTTTTTTATTGTACCATCAATCCTCTTAAGTAATTCTGTTTGCCACAAATCTTTGTTGGATTTTGTAATTTCTAATAAATTCTGATAGGATATAGGATGTCCCAAGTTGATAAAACACTGCTCTAAATATTTTGAATTAGTATCAGAATTTGGGAAAATATCTATTTCTAGAGTATTTGTTCCTTCACAAACAATTACTCTGTTTTCAACTTCTAATTTTTTTGCAGTAGCTATGAAACTTGATTCTTCATCAGTTAAGTGCAAATCTCCATCTATTATGGCGGCAGCTGGTATCTCTAAATTATTATCATTTACTAGTTTTAAATATGGGTCAAAAAATCTGCTATGAATTGGAACAATAGAAATATTATGCTCAGTAAGATCAATATTGTATTTTTCCTTTGCAATAATAGGAATGATGAATTGTTCTGAAACTCCTTCCACATATATAATAGCTGATGAGAAGAAAATTTCACTTCTTGTAGCATCCAAATATCTTTTTAATAATAATCTTTCTCTATCTAATAATAGGTTTTCCTTGAAAGGAGAAAAAGATTTAACCTCTTTTAATAAATTTAAATACAAAATATTCAAATTTTTATATTCACAATCACTAGCTATGTGAGTTGAATGTGATGAGAGAAAGACTTGTGTAGTTTTTAATTGATTAAGATTAGAAAATAGAACTTTTTGTAATTGTGGATGCAAATGTGCTTCCGGTTCTTCTATTAATAAAATATTGATTTCAAAATCACTACTTGAGTTTTCTAGTTCCGCAATAAATAAGCTCAAGTAAAGTATATTCTTCTGCCCTAATCCAAGAGTTTGGATGGGAATATTTACTCCATCTGTAGGGTTGTAATAAACATTAAGTTGGCTCCATGCATCTATGTCATAATTTGAGATAAAACTTAAAGATATAGGAAATGAAAAATAGTCCCCTGCGATATTTTTCCCTTTTTCTTCAATATTGGAAGCGATTTTAGGAATAAAAGATAATTTATTTAGACTATCAGATGATTTTCTCAATATGTCTTTTACTTCTTGAAGTTCTCCATCTGAATTTTCTCTAGAGATACAAAATTTACTTAAAAGGGATTTAGTTGAGCCATGCAAATCAGTACTAGTATTTCTGAAAGCATTTAAATAGTATAAATTAATTCCTTCTAAATCTGACATTCTTATTGATGTTAATTGCAAAATATCATCTATTTTTAAGCTATTACCACCTCCGAAAAGTTGCCATCTAAAATCAGACATTTCAATAGTTTCCCCAATCTCAAATTCTGAATTGAATTTTAATTTGTGAGCAAACAAAAATGTGACTCTTGCTGTATCATCTGATGTTTTTAATGCATGGAAAGTTGGAAATTCAGAAAGCTTTTTACTAAACATTTCTATACTAACAAGAATATAATCATCGATATTTAATTTATTTCTAAATCCATGAAAGTCTTTCAGTTCCAAATTTCTTGAGTTATAGGATAAGTTTTTGTCTAGAACTAATCTTATTGCCCAATATAGATTGCTTTTACCTATATTATTTTCACCTATTATAGTCTGAAATCCTTCAGAAAAGTCAATTTCAAAATTTTTGAAGTTTCTAAAGTTTTGTATAGTTATGTGTTTAATGTGCATTTTTTAGCGTGGTTATAGTTTGTTATTCAAGTTTAAACTTTTTTTTTCAAATTTCAAATTGAAATCTACCTATTCTTAGAATACATAGTATTATCAAACTTATTGTTTTGAAATTATAATCAGCTGTTTTATAGAAACTATGGGCAATATTATTTCTAACATTAATGCCTTGTCGTGTAAAAACAAGTTTAAATAATTCTATTTCCGCTTCTTCATAATTCTCT
Coding sequences within:
- a CDS encoding site-specific integrase, which produces MNNNNKLSILFLLQKVKVNQQGKCPIRCRITFQQDRKEFSLGLFINPNNWNSKQQKAKPPNEENSFINTQLGLIKNEINQAFLFLQVNEETFDVEDIFLQYKGETPKKNRTVLQVFNEHNEKLEKLVGKDFTIGTFWKFKQAKQLLKDYLKYQYQKNDYQFKDMNLKFIQDYEFYLKSEKNLALATVNKTIQRFRRMVKIAISEGIIDKDPFILYRVKLIKKEVVYLTTDELESLEKYQFSQSRLQQVADMFVFCCYTGLAFQEMANLETKHIIKGFDGNYWIKMMREKTKKEISIPLLSKSANIIEKYQKIGSIDKILPVLSNQKFNSYLKEIAEIVGIQKNLTHHIARKTFATTVLLYNDVPMEIVSELLGHSKITITQEHYAKVVNKKVSEQMIKLGKRLKR
- a CDS encoding AAA family ATPase, which codes for MQLKQSQRKQVRLRLGLSGASGFGKTKSALLLAYGMTQDWNKIAVIDTENSSASLYSDLGNYNVLDLQAPYSPERYIQAIELCEKSGIEVIIIDSVSHEWNGTGGCLDIHEKLGGRFQDWANVTPRHQAFINKILQSSCHIITTTRRKIDYSLDVGSNGKTQVVKHGTKEITRDGFEYELTINFELVNENHLAKASKDRTGLFMNKPEFIITSDTGKLILNWCNSGIAETATVSNSIDSPASSQSSITSITFDPGGECLSKDGILTKIKTSNTIAELLAIYKQYPEYQEELRPQYEARKSFLIKLSNPQNFSTNGYH
- a CDS encoding DUF3871 family protein, giving the protein MDTINKIRPATLEEAFDLKPAKSANIIELKSVNIFDSSDIDNNDGVIFSQNSIYKNKPFIEANTQEIDLYQLKNDCIIPVFSKDNEKTIAHQEFIDITQDCISKVFSHQSFMQPEIRVSHQIKGRTPDAIYKNAKDLLDHERTQYFERMAFIIRIPGITDSINGNELSLTIGGVRAYNQENLYNKKTFEKFKFFIGFQNKVCCNLCVWNDGFVDDMRVSSYQELHGKIMNTLTEYNAQQYLLEMKEFSDYYLTEHQFAQLLGRTRLYQHISKTEKQRLNIPQLTFNDSQLNTIAKDYYEDESFCKDDNGEINLWNVYNLFTQANKSSYIDTFLDRNLNAFEFNKGIQKTLNGNSDYHWFLS
- a CDS encoding AAA family ATPase, with protein sequence MEKLVIKNVGPIEYVDIHLSRVNIFMGPQSSGKSTIAKIISYCQWVEKRFLIDEKYDYDVKEQLLEFHRLGKNYFTKESYFEYSSDFLIISYSGENLTQRITKKNTRKAYKKTKNIYIPSERNFVSAIPNLSKYKETNDNIMSFVYDWYSAKRSFTNRNSLSILNLGIKYYNNIDADQDLLKLSNNKEILLQEGSSGIQSILPLILIVEHLSKEIYKTNNSVSVRELDSIQSNIVKLLEKYKVDNIDIKDYNLDPDFLKFLTKYSMKNIVNYHKTQFIIEEPEQNLFPTTQRDLINYLFKTIVNNSKKHSLIITTHSPYILYSINNCLMGYNIKGELEKDEINSFKSTKSWINPDDVSIYEVKEGKLMSVKDKRTKTVTKHYFNEITKDIMDEYYNMLSFFTYEG
- a CDS encoding UvrD-helicase domain-containing protein, which gives rise to MDYLNEIQKQAVYEYNNGLIVSASPGTGKTKTLVARANKKLTNLPKHKKLALITYTNAAADEIASRLDYTENDVFIGTIHRFCLEYILRPFSWIYKWDKPRIASYSDFKEFLEINKLSTIQLEDLNKIKKNLDGSLIIPTEWLHKITFEELSRIYYDFLKQRKLIDFNEILFRSYIIISKNLFTAKSVSNIFMEISVDEFQDTNIFQYEILKKIKNNGDTSFFIVGDEKQKIYSFAGALNETFTIAKKDFGYEILDLNYTYRSTKKIVTGYSKLFSDHPTLINSSKYKDIPFDIRFHQTKKDDNNLYIKQIIDSLIKAKAQVGNIAILTTSWFDAYNIGSYLREYFNIIGLGALPHSNISNTVFAILKTLSRYSVDSSIRNLKIIKRNIELLILEKNIDFNEKEIVFATNKLISQFQKININTGLKESLLQYQNIISLIFKIDVPEVDEILTIVNDDEALNWNFKKYIETLSGINGITINTIHQAKGLEYDFVILNGINENRIPYQRCIDHVKYIYEELTDESIQNGRTLLYVGMSRAKIGLFILHNWKPSMFISQIKL
- a CDS encoding ATP-dependent nuclease, whose amino-acid sequence is MHIKHITIQNFRNFKNFEIDFSEGFQTIIGENNIGKSNLYWAIRLVLDKNLSYNSRNLELKDFHGFRNKLNIDDYILVSIEMFSKKLSEFPTFHALKTSDDTARVTFLFAHKLKFNSEFEIGETIEMSDFRWQLFGGGNSLKIDDILQLTSIRMSDLEGINLYYLNAFRNTSTDLHGSTKSLLSKFCISRENSDGELQEVKDILRKSSDSLNKLSFIPKIASNIEEKGKNIAGDYFSFPISLSFISNYDIDAWSQLNVYYNPTDGVNIPIQTLGLGQKNILYLSLFIAELENSSSDFEINILLIEEPEAHLHPQLQKVLFSNLNQLKTTQVFLSSHSTHIASDCEYKNLNILYLNLLKEVKSFSPFKENLLLDRERLLLKRYLDATRSEIFFSSAIIYVEGVSEQFIIPIIAKEKYNIDLTEHNISIVPIHSRFFDPYLKLVNDNNLEIPAAAIIDGDLHLTDEESSFIATAKKLEVENRVIVCEGTNTLEIDIFPNSDTNSKYLEQCFINLGHPISYQNLLEITKSNKDLWQTELLKRIDGTIKKGRFAQELSLLIDKDFIVPPYIERAIKHIISCKKLQYGLS